A window of Candidatus Margulisiibacteriota bacterium genomic DNA:
AGCACCTTGTACGAGATAGATGTTTCCCCGGTGATGAAAGGCCTTGAGGCCCTGAGAGCTCAGCCCTTTAGCAGGGATGTATCGCTTTACGGGGTGTTCCTGCATGTGCTGGTGGATGACGAAAAGTACGGGAACGACATTAAGGCCACACTGGCAAAAGAAGGGCTCGAAGTAAAAAGGATGGAAAAGATACAGCCTTCCCTTGAGGATGTGTTCGTGTTCCTGGTAGAAAAGCAGCGCCAGGAACTGGAAAAAACTAAAAAATGAACTCAAAACTGATCAACACTAAAAGGCTGCTGGCTGTAATAAAAAAGGAATTCATCACCCTTTTCCGCGACCCTATCTCTCTTACCGTGATGCTGATAATGCCCGTCTTTATGCTCATACTCTACGGGTTTGCCGCAACGCTTGATGTTGAACACATCCCCGTCTCGGTCCTTGACAGGGACAAGACGGTCGAGAGCCGCAATTTTATAGACCGGTTCACGCAGAACAAGTATTTTAAGCTCCGCTCCTTTTTGTATTCGGACAGGGAGATCTCGGATGTTCTGGACAGGGGCAAGACCAAGGTGGTTCTGAGCATCCCTCACAAGTTCGGCCAGGCGATAAGGGGAGGAAATACCACCACTGTCCAGGCTCTTATAGACGGCTCCGATTCTTCCTGGGCGCAGTCGGCAATGGGGTACATACAGTCTATCGGAGCAGGCTTTAACCAGGACCTTATCAGAATAAAAATAGCCCAGCTCGGCATAAAAAAGCCGGTTCAGTCCCCTGTAAATGTCATCCCCAGGATCTGGTATAACGAAGATCTGCGCTCAATGGACTTTCTTATCCCGGGTCTTATAGCAGTGATCCTGATGCAGGTGTCGGCCGTGCTTACCTCGCTTACAATAATAACGGAAAAGGAACAGGGCACCATCGAGAGCATAATAGTGAGCCCCGTTAAAAAGTATGAACTGATACTGGGAAAGATCCTTCCCTATGTGATCATGATCTTTGTCGACATGTTCCTTATCACGGCCTGCGGGTACTTTTTGTTCAATGTCCCGGTCAAGGGAAGTTATCTGCTGCTGCTTTTCTGTTCGTTCATCTTTTTGACCGGCACCATGGCGCTGGGGCTCTTTATCTCCACCACTTCCACCACTAGCCAGGCGGCCATCCAGATGGCCTCGATCACCACTCTGCTCCCGGCAATACTTCTTTCCGGCTTCAGGTTCCCCATAGAAAATATGCCCTATGCCCTGCAGTGGGTCTCCCTGTTCGT
This region includes:
- a CDS encoding ABC transporter permease — encoded protein: MNSKLINTKRLLAVIKKEFITLFRDPISLTVMLIMPVFMLILYGFAATLDVEHIPVSVLDRDKTVESRNFIDRFTQNKYFKLRSFLYSDREISDVLDRGKTKVVLSIPHKFGQAIRGGNTTTVQALIDGSDSSWAQSAMGYIQSIGAGFNQDLIRIKIAQLGIKKPVQSPVNVIPRIWYNEDLRSMDFLIPGLIAVILMQVSAVLTSLTIITEKEQGTIESIIVSPVKKYELILGKILPYVIMIFVDMFLITACGYFLFNVPVKGSYLLLLFCSFIFLTGTMALGLFISTTSTTSQAAIQMASITTLLPAILLSGFRFPIENMPYALQWVSLFVPARYFIDILRAIYLKGVGLFCFWQDFVLMTALSLFFIVLSIVKFKKRLD